One part of the Candidatus Saccharimonadales bacterium genome encodes these proteins:
- a CDS encoding Hsp20/alpha crystallin family protein, with translation MQLFRHNLRDLDKTWANDWGFQISESNAMDVYEENGNLIAEVSLPNFSKNEINVTTDEGVLEVSAEHKEHEEQKDKRRYYLRESSNQYFRRVALPGGAKVEKAEAEFKNGTLKVIVPMTGDGKTKAKAIKVK, from the coding sequence ATGCAACTCTTTAGGCATAATTTGCGAGATTTAGATAAGACTTGGGCTAATGATTGGGGCTTTCAGATTAGCGAAAGCAACGCTATGGATGTTTATGAAGAGAACGGCAATTTAATTGCAGAAGTTAGCTTGCCTAATTTTAGCAAAAACGAGATTAACGTTACGACCGACGAAGGTGTTTTAGAGGTTTCGGCTGAGCACAAAGAGCACGAGGAACAAAAAGATAAGCGACGCTATTATCTTCGCGAAAGCAGTAATCAGTATTTTAGGCGCGTTGCGCTACCTGGCGGCGCAAAAGTCGAAAAGGCAGAGGCTGAATTTAAGAACGGGACGCTAAAGGTAATTGTCCCGATGACCGGTGACGGCAAGACCAAAGCAAAAGCGATTAAGGTCAAATAA
- a CDS encoding phosphoribosyltransferase family protein → MDQLGLDNGQFADRRDAGKKLGKALARFKGPDTVVLALPRGGVVIGVEVAKELQAPLGLVLVRKIGHPTFSEYAIGAVAEGQEPIYNQSEIGSLDKAWLKQAETAAKSLIAKRRSLYFGGKVPEPDIRGKIVVIVDDGVATGLTMEAAIKSVVRAGPNNVVIAVPVAAAESVSMLKQLANEVIILDNPNNFLGAVGSHYLDFPQVDDSEVQSLLMEAYGYIHPEAKL, encoded by the coding sequence GTGGATCAACTCGGCCTGGATAATGGTCAGTTTGCAGATCGGCGCGATGCTGGTAAGAAGCTAGGTAAAGCGCTCGCTCGTTTTAAAGGCCCTGACACGGTGGTGCTTGCATTGCCTCGCGGCGGAGTTGTAATTGGTGTTGAGGTAGCTAAAGAACTGCAGGCGCCTTTGGGGCTAGTGCTCGTGCGAAAGATAGGGCATCCGACCTTTTCTGAGTACGCAATTGGGGCCGTGGCCGAAGGGCAAGAGCCGATTTACAATCAAAGCGAGATAGGATCACTAGATAAAGCGTGGCTAAAACAAGCTGAAACCGCAGCCAAAAGCTTGATAGCAAAGCGCCGCAGTCTTTATTTTGGCGGTAAGGTACCTGAGCCAGATATCCGGGGTAAGATCGTGGTTATTGTAGACGACGGAGTTGCGACAGGTTTAACAATGGAAGCCGCTATCAAATCGGTTGTTAGGGCCGGGCCTAACAACGTAGTCATTGCGGTTCCAGTAGCTGCGGCCGAAAGTGTGTCTATGCTCAAACAACTAGCCAACGAGGTGATAATTTTAGATAATCCTAACAATTTTTTGGGTGCGGTCGGCAGTCATTATCTTGATTTTCCGCAGGTTGATGACAGTGAGGTGCAATCTTTATTGATGGAGGCCTACGGCTACATTCACCCAGAGGCAAAGCTATGA
- the prs gene encoding ribose-phosphate diphosphokinase: MKIFATTEFHERFLKPLSRVDPKIEIGEAKAERYKNGELHVLIASNVSDENCIIVGSAAPPDEQLIRLCMFANALKNSGAKTVCAFLPYLGYGRQDKPKPNEAHGVELIGAMLKLAGIDKIVTFDVHSKLDESLIGLPLVSLSSAQIFVDEIKEFGWDEFVVVAPDEGAIERAKSFAGLMSAPVVHFVKKRFDGVSQLELVGNALPRAVIVDDIIDTGSTLVSACDALRAKGVSEILVVATHGLFSSKIWEQAFVTGVVKIVTSDSTPQAVAQRHEQVKITSLAPVVSGVIKEVGRL, from the coding sequence ATGAAAATTTTTGCAACCACAGAGTTTCATGAAAGATTCTTAAAGCCACTCTCTCGGGTGGATCCCAAAATAGAAATCGGCGAAGCAAAGGCAGAGCGCTACAAAAATGGTGAGCTGCATGTTTTGATAGCTTCAAACGTGTCCGATGAAAACTGTATTATCGTTGGATCGGCTGCCCCGCCCGACGAACAGCTAATTAGGCTATGCATGTTTGCTAACGCCCTAAAAAATAGCGGCGCTAAAACAGTGTGCGCGTTTTTGCCCTACCTTGGCTACGGTCGGCAAGACAAACCTAAGCCCAACGAAGCTCATGGGGTAGAGCTAATAGGCGCGATGCTCAAATTGGCTGGTATAGATAAAATCGTCACTTTCGATGTTCACAGCAAACTCGACGAATCTCTAATTGGCCTACCTTTAGTCTCGCTTTCATCTGCCCAGATTTTTGTTGACGAGATTAAAGAGTTCGGTTGGGATGAATTTGTGGTAGTGGCGCCAGACGAGGGTGCGATCGAACGGGCTAAATCGTTTGCTGGCTTGATGAGCGCGCCAGTAGTTCATTTTGTAAAAAAGCGTTTTGACGGAGTCTCGCAGCTGGAACTCGTTGGAAATGCTTTGCCAAGAGCAGTTATAGTTGACGACATAATCGACACGGGTAGCACCTTGGTGTCTGCTTGCGATGCGCTGAGAGCAAAGGGTGTTAGCGAAATACTAGTAGTTGCCACGCACGGATTATTTAGCAGCAAAATATGGGAGCAGGCTTTTGTCACTGGCGTGGTCAAAATTGTTACGAGCGACAGTACGCCTCAAGCTGTTGCTCAAAGGCATGAACAGGTCAAAATTACGTCTTTAGCTCCTGTGGTAAGCGGCGTAATTAAAGAGGTAGGTAGACTATGA
- a CDS encoding ATP-dependent Clp protease proteolytic subunit, with amino-acid sequence MNSQSYLVPTVIEQTHMGERAYDIYSRLLKERIIFLGDEVNEHTANLVIAQLLHLAYEDPKKDIYLYINSPGGSVSDGLGIYDTMQFIKPDVQTIGIGMQASMGAFLLSSGTKGKRFMLPHARAMIHQPRGGTQGVMTDMEISLREGLRTKELLATIIAKNTGQKLAKVKDDMERDLWMTATEAVKYGLVDGILDKA; translated from the coding sequence ATGAACTCTCAAAGCTACCTCGTTCCAACAGTAATAGAGCAAACTCACATGGGTGAGCGCGCTTACGACATTTATAGCCGCCTTCTTAAAGAGCGCATCATCTTTTTAGGTGACGAAGTTAACGAGCATACAGCCAATCTGGTTATTGCCCAGCTACTACATCTAGCTTACGAGGACCCTAAAAAGGACATTTACCTATACATCAACAGCCCAGGTGGATCGGTTAGTGACGGCCTAGGGATTTACGACACTATGCAGTTTATTAAACCCGATGTTCAGACCATTGGCATTGGAATGCAAGCAAGTATGGGTGCGTTTTTATTGAGCAGCGGCACAAAAGGTAAGCGATTTATGCTACCGCATGCGCGTGCCATGATTCACCAGCCTCGAGGTGGAACACAAGGTGTTATGACAGACATGGAAATCAGTTTACGTGAAGGTTTACGAACTAAAGAGTTGCTCGCGACTATTATTGCTAAAAACACGGGTCAAAAACTTGCAAAAGTTAAAGATGACATGGAACGTGATCTGTGGATGACCGCAACAGAGGCTGTTAAGTACGGATTAGTTGACGGGATTTTAGATAAGGCCTAG